A genome region from Micromonospora inyonensis includes the following:
- a CDS encoding very short patch repair endonuclease — MSRMPRASTRPELLIRRELHRRGMRYRVNHKLLPGRPDIAFTRAKLAVFIDGCFWHMCPLHGTLPKNNSAWWAAKLQRNVQRDREKDDQLSALGWTVAHFWEHEDPVDVADRVEALWQRKRGAPERGTRSPRHV, encoded by the coding sequence ATGAGCCGGATGCCACGCGCCTCCACACGCCCGGAACTCCTCATCCGTCGTGAACTGCACCGTCGGGGGATGCGGTACCGGGTCAACCACAAACTGCTGCCCGGACGGCCCGACATCGCCTTCACCAGAGCGAAGCTCGCCGTTTTCATCGACGGATGCTTCTGGCACATGTGTCCCTTGCACGGCACGCTCCCCAAGAACAACTCCGCTTGGTGGGCCGCGAAACTGCAACGCAACGTTCAGCGTGACCGCGAGAAGGACGACCAGCTTTCCGCACTCGGCTGGACGGTCGCGCACTTCTGGGAACACGAGGACCCCGTCGACGTCGCGGACCGCGTCGAAGCACTCTGGCAGCGGAAACGGGGGGCACCGGAACGCGGTACAAGATCACCACGTCATGTGTGA
- a CDS encoding AIPR family protein codes for MPDVDVSAFAHTLIEDVRAQADADGCDLAEAFARMMLDQFSLDGYTEDATVVMYRDHGVEISGYGLSSDDRCLDLFATVYSPRADDAHKINRPELDAVTRRLQNFLLRAVPGTPRRRNLSSEVLGMERAVAEKFHQVDRIRFIIVTNARSVVRDPGMTTEVEGRKVVRELWDLRRLAAWSVSGTQAEPIIAEFPDGLPCLTAPLTAGDYSVFLAIVPGADLAALYAEHGGRLLELNVRSFLQTKGAVNKGIQETLRTTPDRFLAYNNGIAATAARVDLDRGTNGQTVIRRIHGLQIVNGGQTTASIHHARRNGVPVDNVHVQMKLTVVSPDRLDEIVPRISQYSNTQNKVTASDLRANSGFHIDVERIMRTLLAPPGPVHRVDTHWYYERARGQYADAIARETTPARRATFRASNPPDQKFDKADLARFEQSWARYPHLVSRGGEKNFVLFQGRLKDEPVTVDKSYCRRLVAKAILFRRTDRIVRDQDFGGYKINIVAYTIAFLVHATRGRIDLDRIWRDQDLSPALREAIVEVSMLTQKVITSPPDGRVHVGEWAKRPECWDAVRDLDWQPSPALEAELVDVDTYAEDLQLIQGTTAQDWSDLVDWGRSTGTLDGADQRTAANVAEALRERWTPAGRDVLAAVPLMRRARRRGFRPVAGF; via the coding sequence ATGCCTGACGTGGACGTGAGTGCATTCGCGCACACCCTCATCGAGGACGTCCGGGCGCAGGCGGACGCCGACGGCTGTGACCTGGCGGAGGCGTTCGCACGGATGATGCTGGACCAGTTCAGCCTGGACGGCTACACCGAGGACGCGACTGTCGTCATGTACCGCGACCATGGGGTGGAGATCAGCGGTTACGGGCTCTCCTCCGATGACCGGTGCCTGGATCTGTTCGCGACGGTATACAGCCCTCGGGCGGACGATGCACACAAGATCAACCGTCCCGAGTTGGACGCGGTGACCCGGCGGCTGCAGAACTTCCTGCTGAGGGCGGTGCCGGGCACCCCACGTCGCAGGAACCTCTCATCCGAGGTGCTCGGTATGGAACGGGCGGTCGCGGAGAAGTTCCACCAGGTCGACCGGATCCGCTTCATCATCGTCACCAATGCCCGCAGTGTCGTGCGGGATCCCGGCATGACGACGGAGGTCGAAGGCCGCAAGGTCGTCCGGGAACTGTGGGACCTGCGTCGCCTGGCCGCGTGGTCGGTGTCCGGGACCCAGGCGGAACCGATCATCGCCGAGTTCCCAGACGGCCTGCCGTGTCTGACCGCACCGCTGACGGCGGGGGACTACTCAGTGTTCCTGGCCATCGTGCCCGGCGCGGACCTGGCCGCGCTGTACGCCGAGCACGGCGGTCGGCTACTCGAGCTCAACGTGCGGTCCTTCCTGCAGACGAAGGGCGCGGTCAACAAGGGCATACAGGAGACGCTGCGGACCACACCGGACCGGTTCCTCGCCTACAACAACGGCATCGCGGCCACGGCTGCCCGGGTGGACCTGGACCGGGGGACCAACGGGCAGACCGTCATCCGGCGGATCCACGGCCTGCAGATCGTCAACGGCGGCCAGACCACCGCATCGATCCACCATGCGCGCCGCAACGGCGTCCCGGTCGACAACGTGCACGTACAGATGAAGCTCACCGTCGTGTCCCCGGACCGGCTGGACGAGATCGTTCCCCGCATCTCCCAGTACTCGAACACCCAGAACAAGGTCACCGCATCCGATCTCCGCGCCAACAGCGGCTTCCACATCGACGTGGAGCGGATCATGCGGACGCTCCTCGCGCCGCCTGGGCCGGTGCACCGCGTGGACACCCACTGGTACTACGAACGGGCCCGCGGCCAGTACGCCGACGCCATCGCCAGGGAGACGACACCCGCACGACGGGCCACCTTCCGCGCGTCGAACCCGCCCGACCAGAAGTTCGACAAGGCCGACCTGGCGAGGTTCGAGCAGTCGTGGGCACGCTACCCCCACCTGGTCAGCCGCGGCGGCGAGAAGAACTTCGTGCTCTTCCAGGGGCGCCTCAAGGACGAGCCGGTCACTGTGGACAAGTCCTACTGCCGCAGGCTCGTCGCCAAGGCGATCCTGTTCCGCCGTACCGACCGGATCGTCCGCGACCAGGACTTCGGCGGCTACAAGATCAATATCGTGGCGTACACCATCGCGTTCCTCGTTCACGCCACCCGCGGCCGCATCGACCTCGACAGGATCTGGCGCGACCAGGACCTGTCGCCGGCGCTGAGGGAGGCCATCGTCGAGGTCTCGATGCTCACCCAGAAGGTGATCACGTCCCCGCCGGACGGACGCGTCCACGTCGGGGAGTGGGCGAAGCGTCCGGAGTGCTGGGACGCGGTCCGTGACCTGGACTGGCAACCCTCACCGGCGCTCGAGGCGGAACTGGTCGACGTCGACACCTACGCCGAGGACCTGCAGCTCATCCAGGGGACCACCGCACAGGACTGGTCGGACCTGGTCGACTGGGGGCGCTCCACCGGCACACTCGACGGAGCCGACCAACGCACCGCCGCCAACGTCGCCGAGGCGCTCCGCGAGCGGTGGACACCCGCCGGCAGGGACGTCCTCGCCGCAGTACCGCTCATGCGCCGTGCACGCCGACGTGGTTTCCGGCCCGTCGCCGGGTTCTGA
- a CDS encoding ATP-binding protein, protein MPAGSWFQVPPSAARLTGSLRDIGYEFSTAVADIVDNSIAAGATHVDVSIEFDGADSRVFIIDDGSGMTPNALLEALRLGSRRGYADGDLGRYGLGLKTASLSQCRSVTVITRSTPKIFRTSARSLDLDIVEEWDEWVIVDPGADPDVIRARKWLAEGTGTVVLWRSLDRVLPERRPEGGWAKRRIETLATRTAEHLGMVFHRFIEGTGGGRQVVISVNGQKVRAWNPFAPDEVARQELPPQRFEVTLGDAGGHVTLRRYILPSRDGFSSPSEFERHSGPLNWNRQQGLYIYRADRLVQWGGWGGIRGIDEHTKLARASVDFGTGLDSAFNINVAKMRVAIPAQLRQMLEAPINELCIYANDAYRKTPRTTATPRPVPAGLGAPPEVRAATHAAATAGLALRAAAMQAGEWAAWQRITAVLREQSPDVLKTLGLDT, encoded by the coding sequence ATGCCGGCCGGATCATGGTTCCAGGTGCCGCCCTCGGCGGCGAGACTGACCGGTTCCCTGCGCGACATCGGCTACGAGTTTTCCACCGCCGTGGCCGACATCGTCGACAACAGCATCGCCGCAGGAGCGACCCACGTCGACGTCAGCATCGAGTTCGACGGCGCCGACTCACGGGTCTTCATCATCGACGACGGCTCGGGCATGACACCCAACGCGCTCCTCGAGGCCCTCCGTCTCGGGTCACGACGCGGCTACGCCGACGGTGACCTCGGCCGGTACGGGCTCGGACTGAAGACCGCGTCGCTGTCGCAGTGCCGGTCAGTCACCGTGATCACCCGGAGCACACCGAAGATCTTCCGTACCTCCGCCCGCAGCCTCGACCTCGACATCGTCGAGGAATGGGACGAGTGGGTCATCGTCGACCCCGGTGCCGATCCCGACGTCATCCGTGCCCGGAAGTGGCTCGCCGAGGGCACCGGCACGGTGGTGCTCTGGCGCAGCCTCGACAGGGTTCTCCCAGAGCGCCGACCCGAAGGCGGCTGGGCCAAACGGCGCATCGAGACGCTCGCCACCCGCACCGCCGAACACCTCGGGATGGTGTTCCACCGCTTCATCGAAGGCACCGGCGGGGGCCGGCAGGTCGTGATCTCCGTCAACGGGCAGAAGGTCCGCGCCTGGAACCCGTTCGCACCGGATGAGGTGGCCCGGCAGGAACTGCCGCCCCAACGCTTCGAGGTCACACTCGGCGACGCCGGGGGCCACGTGACCCTGCGCCGCTACATCCTGCCCTCACGCGACGGCTTCAGCTCCCCCAGCGAGTTCGAACGGCACTCCGGACCGCTCAACTGGAACCGCCAGCAGGGCCTGTACATCTACCGCGCCGACCGCCTCGTCCAGTGGGGCGGTTGGGGCGGCATCCGCGGCATCGATGAACATACGAAGCTCGCCCGGGCCTCCGTCGACTTCGGCACCGGCCTCGACTCCGCGTTCAACATCAACGTCGCCAAGATGCGGGTCGCGATCCCCGCCCAGCTCCGCCAGATGCTCGAAGCACCGATCAACGAACTGTGCATCTACGCCAACGACGCCTACCGCAAAACCCCCCGCACCACCGCGACGCCACGGCCGGTCCCTGCCGGTCTCGGTGCCCCGCCCGAGGTCCGCGCCGCCACGCATGCCGCCGCCACCGCCGGACTCGCCCTGCGGGCCGCAGCTATGCAGGCCGGGGAATGGGCCGCCTGGCAACGCATCACCGCCGTGCTGAGGGAACAGTCGCCGGACGTGCTGAAGACCCTCGGTCTGGACACCTGA
- a CDS encoding N-6 DNA methylase, with protein sequence MITAELKSKVDRIWDAFRAGGISNPLEVIEQITYLLFIKELDETETRERKRAERSPSASVNLRFQPDQEDLRWSRLKDRAPETMYQIVAHQVFPYLQQLGSDGSAYSHNMRDARFTIPSPALLARVVEMIDQIPMADRDTKGDLYEYMISKIAMDGHYGQFRTSRHIIQLMVEMTAPTPSDQICDPACGTGGFLVEAGEHIRRVHPDVLHDVVQRKHFHESMFHGFDFDSTMLRIGSMNMLMHGVENPDIRYRDSLAESVGSESEKYSLILANPPFAGSIDYESTSKDLQRIVKTKKTELLFLALFLRLLKPGGRAAVIVPEGVLFGSSRAHKELRRMLVEDQRLDGVVKLPSSAFKPYSSISTAILLFTKTNSGGTDNVWFYEVTADGWSLNGKRTQLLPAEKLGAVPQVALTEDEHAKNSLPDALRRWFHRDTTELARERTEQSFCVPKPEIIEQGYDLSFNRYRMVVHEAAEAMEHGPGQYQVADTRNASTSDGQAGPHNLSDDLGFIRWDDSDRAFVGRLWDVFAESNQLTPQSRLFDIGEQAAQPPETSSPQFASTTPDSARTTDQGGPDNVRYRQTSVESGQLLEEATARLFAHFFSLSPENRGDLIGGIRQQSSGSQFGYDVKITCTVAGSSKVVCHVECKNFARSSRVALRDVADKLMQNKMHYRDAPFDHWILISPHADPSNELQLMLDHWNRVGEFPFNVQVWSPQTGIREFFSLEPSLYEALYGVAPPESVQSIVDIIRDRLAPRVRLAPVWQNYLRLPAQHCIGSERADHFADLMNNHVNVRATDVNGSVLDGTLLDRVLAWMDGPSSGNLLLLADFGEGKSFFTYMLSRRLCEDFLTDPNSGVIPLRIPLGRFKTVRDGRLLLKQRLDEIGATLAEWRDLTASNRCLAILDGFDEMSTSLSNEDIEENIAGLESCLAELTGPQLRIIVTSRGRVLDVGRNRARILDRLDQPHILHLSPVPRADRIRYLESFMNDPQDEQRLSALRALYDPVGLAAKPLFLQMIRETLADLPRNKFSELILYRTYVHKSLSRKLDYLRAGQVTNNELIENLLRILERIAVQLQTSDQPYVYLRDAGEADRRLAEMLWQTRDGVAQPASGDGIDATARVSIRSLLKAASAPEEPRWPVTFFHRSMQEYFVACALVRMLHEDREKARNVLDSLPPLPEIIHFTASMIRELPDTAAIWDLLESFTRSATVKLQTTYLGGHAITLLHTSGGPVPKDDCSRLRLDYANLNGADLSNARLVSASLRNANLDNANLEFADLSEADLEGVRLEETSTVVDLAVLDNLGVAAGYDDRSIRIWQRKPGGQWGTQLVGHASHAIERIQVTPRGRLLVFGDNQLSVLSREGSGWICDTRFATNSALRPPAAGPTTILYEEELSGGVTRIAWMELTSLDRYRLEAADETVVCYAQLDGRASAVAHESEVQLALWVEDGARLAARIDLRSVNCMDIRSSPQGGLLLVCGHRNGDITLLQYKLDRVNPCWRSRRHEAMITSVVFVGDDCIVSGGIDGSVKVTMVATGIAPDEEPVMRLTLRCTGVRYDGVQTERERQLLAAAAAGRPR encoded by the coding sequence GTGATAACCGCTGAACTGAAGAGCAAGGTGGACCGCATCTGGGATGCCTTCCGGGCGGGCGGCATCTCCAACCCGCTGGAGGTAATCGAGCAAATCACCTACCTGCTCTTCATCAAGGAACTGGACGAGACTGAGACGCGGGAGAGGAAGAGGGCGGAGCGCTCCCCGAGCGCCTCGGTCAACCTAAGGTTCCAGCCGGATCAGGAAGACCTCCGATGGTCCCGGCTCAAGGACCGGGCCCCGGAGACGATGTACCAGATCGTCGCGCACCAGGTGTTCCCGTACCTCCAGCAGCTCGGCAGCGACGGGTCGGCCTACTCGCACAACATGCGGGATGCCCGATTCACCATCCCCAGCCCGGCCTTGCTCGCTCGTGTGGTCGAGATGATCGACCAGATTCCGATGGCGGACCGGGACACCAAGGGTGACCTCTACGAGTACATGATCAGCAAGATCGCCATGGACGGTCACTACGGACAGTTCCGTACCTCCCGGCACATCATCCAGCTCATGGTCGAGATGACGGCTCCCACGCCGTCCGACCAGATCTGCGATCCGGCCTGCGGCACTGGAGGCTTCCTCGTCGAGGCTGGCGAGCACATCCGGCGGGTCCACCCAGACGTGCTGCACGACGTGGTGCAGCGGAAGCACTTCCACGAGAGCATGTTCCACGGCTTCGACTTCGACAGCACGATGCTGCGAATTGGCAGCATGAATATGCTGATGCACGGCGTGGAGAACCCCGACATCCGCTACCGAGACTCGCTAGCCGAGAGCGTCGGCAGCGAGTCGGAGAAGTACTCGCTGATCCTGGCCAACCCACCCTTTGCCGGCAGCATCGACTACGAAAGCACGTCCAAGGATCTCCAGCGGATCGTCAAGACCAAAAAGACGGAGCTTCTGTTCCTTGCCCTCTTCCTCCGGCTACTCAAGCCCGGCGGCCGTGCCGCCGTCATCGTGCCCGAGGGCGTGCTCTTCGGATCGAGCAGGGCACACAAGGAACTGCGCCGGATGCTGGTCGAGGACCAGAGGCTCGACGGTGTGGTGAAGCTGCCGAGCAGCGCCTTCAAGCCATACTCCAGCATTTCTACGGCGATCCTGCTTTTCACCAAGACCAACAGCGGCGGCACCGACAACGTCTGGTTCTACGAGGTGACCGCCGACGGCTGGAGTTTGAACGGCAAGCGCACGCAGCTGCTGCCTGCCGAGAAGCTTGGAGCAGTGCCTCAGGTGGCCTTGACGGAGGACGAGCACGCGAAAAACAGCCTGCCGGACGCCCTAAGGCGATGGTTCCATCGAGACACCACCGAGCTTGCGCGGGAGCGGACTGAACAAAGCTTCTGCGTACCCAAGCCCGAGATCATCGAACAGGGATATGATCTTAGCTTTAACCGGTACAGGATGGTCGTCCACGAGGCGGCAGAAGCCATGGAGCACGGTCCCGGGCAATATCAGGTTGCAGATACGAGAAATGCTTCAACATCTGATGGCCAGGCTGGCCCGCATAATCTGTCCGACGACCTCGGCTTTATCCGTTGGGATGACTCGGACCGAGCATTCGTCGGCCGGCTCTGGGATGTCTTCGCGGAGTCAAATCAGCTTACACCGCAGTCAAGGCTGTTTGACATTGGGGAACAGGCGGCTCAACCGCCGGAAACCAGCTCACCGCAATTTGCTTCCACCACACCTGATAGCGCCCGTACCACCGATCAGGGCGGACCCGACAACGTTCGCTACCGGCAGACATCAGTCGAATCCGGACAGTTGCTGGAAGAGGCAACGGCTCGGCTTTTTGCGCACTTCTTCTCGTTGAGTCCAGAGAACCGAGGCGACCTGATCGGCGGTATCCGGCAACAGTCCTCGGGCTCGCAGTTCGGATATGACGTCAAGATTACCTGCACGGTGGCCGGAAGCTCGAAGGTTGTGTGCCACGTAGAGTGCAAGAACTTCGCGAGGTCGAGCCGTGTCGCCCTCCGGGACGTTGCCGATAAACTCATGCAGAACAAGATGCACTATCGGGATGCGCCTTTTGACCACTGGATCCTTATCTCGCCACACGCAGATCCCTCTAATGAACTGCAGTTGATGCTTGATCACTGGAACCGGGTTGGAGAATTCCCATTCAATGTGCAGGTGTGGAGTCCGCAGACCGGCATTCGCGAATTCTTCTCCTTGGAACCTAGCCTGTACGAGGCGCTTTATGGAGTGGCCCCACCCGAATCAGTACAGAGCATCGTCGATATCATCCGCGACCGGCTCGCGCCCCGCGTACGCTTAGCCCCAGTGTGGCAGAACTATCTCCGCCTACCCGCGCAGCACTGTATCGGTAGCGAGCGGGCCGACCACTTCGCCGATTTGATGAATAACCATGTTAACGTCAGGGCCACGGATGTCAACGGCTCGGTCCTTGACGGCACCCTGTTGGACCGAGTGCTTGCATGGATGGATGGGCCGAGCAGTGGCAACCTTCTACTGCTCGCCGACTTCGGTGAGGGGAAAAGTTTCTTCACGTACATGCTCAGCCGTCGCCTTTGCGAGGATTTTCTCACCGACCCGAACTCTGGCGTCATTCCCCTGCGCATCCCACTCGGGCGGTTCAAGACTGTCCGAGACGGGCGTCTGCTGTTGAAGCAGCGGCTCGATGAAATCGGCGCGACGCTCGCCGAATGGCGTGACCTAACTGCCTCGAACCGCTGCCTGGCAATCCTCGATGGGTTCGATGAGATGTCTACCAGCCTATCCAACGAGGACATTGAGGAGAACATCGCCGGCCTCGAGTCATGCCTTGCGGAGTTGACCGGCCCGCAACTACGAATCATCGTGACCTCACGTGGCCGTGTCCTAGATGTAGGGCGTAATCGTGCACGGATCCTCGACCGCTTGGACCAGCCGCACATATTACACCTATCGCCGGTGCCGCGCGCCGACCGCATCCGCTACCTTGAGAGCTTCATGAATGATCCGCAGGATGAGCAGCGACTCAGTGCTCTGCGTGCTCTGTACGACCCAGTCGGCCTCGCCGCAAAGCCTCTCTTTCTGCAAATGATCCGTGAAACTCTTGCGGACCTCCCAAGAAACAAGTTCAGTGAACTCATCCTTTACCGTACCTATGTGCACAAGAGCCTGTCGCGGAAGCTTGATTACCTTCGGGCAGGGCAGGTTACCAACAACGAGCTGATCGAGAATCTTCTGCGAATCCTGGAGAGGATCGCCGTTCAGCTACAGACTTCAGATCAGCCCTACGTCTATCTCCGCGATGCGGGCGAGGCCGACAGGAGATTGGCCGAGATGCTATGGCAGACACGCGATGGTGTCGCGCAGCCGGCCTCAGGCGACGGGATTGACGCGACAGCTCGTGTCAGTATCCGGTCCTTGCTGAAGGCTGCGTCCGCACCAGAAGAACCTCGCTGGCCGGTCACCTTCTTCCACCGCTCCATGCAGGAGTACTTCGTGGCGTGCGCACTGGTTCGAATGCTCCACGAAGACCGCGAGAAGGCCCGGAACGTTCTTGACAGTCTGCCTCCTCTGCCGGAGATCATCCACTTCACCGCGTCAATGATTCGCGAACTGCCCGACACAGCGGCGATCTGGGACCTGCTCGAGAGCTTTACCCGATCGGCTACCGTGAAGCTCCAAACCACCTATCTCGGCGGTCACGCGATCACACTGCTGCATACCAGCGGTGGCCCGGTGCCGAAGGATGACTGCTCCCGATTGCGGCTCGACTACGCCAACTTGAACGGCGCCGACCTCAGTAACGCACGGCTCGTCAGCGCCTCGCTGCGGAACGCCAACCTGGACAACGCCAACCTTGAGTTCGCCGACCTTAGTGAAGCTGATCTAGAAGGCGTACGGCTGGAGGAAACCTCAACTGTGGTGGATCTGGCTGTTCTCGATAATCTAGGAGTTGCAGCAGGATATGACGATCGGTCGATAAGGATATGGCAACGGAAACCCGGCGGCCAGTGGGGGACCCAGCTTGTGGGCCATGCCAGCCATGCTATCGAACGCATCCAGGTAACACCTCGTGGTCGATTGCTCGTTTTTGGCGATAACCAGCTTAGTGTGCTCTCACGAGAAGGATCCGGGTGGATTTGTGATACCAGATTTGCGACGAATTCGGCACTGCGCCCACCTGCTGCAGGGCCGACGACAATCCTCTATGAGGAGGAACTATCCGGAGGAGTTACGAGGATAGCTTGGATGGAGCTGACAAGCTTGGATCGGTACAGGCTTGAAGCCGCAGATGAAACCGTAGTGTGCTATGCACAGCTCGATGGTCGGGCTTCTGCCGTCGCTCACGAGTCAGAGGTGCAGTTGGCGCTATGGGTCGAGGACGGCGCTAGGTTGGCAGCACGGATCGACCTCCGCAGCGTCAACTGCATGGACATCCGGTCGTCGCCACAAGGAGGGCTCCTCCTGGTTTGCGGGCACCGAAATGGCGATATCACATTGCTCCAGTACAAGCTGGACAGGGTCAACCCGTGCTGGCGCAGCCGCCGGCACGAAGCAATGATCACATCGGTGGTGTTTGTCGGCGACGACTGCATCGTCAGCGGAGGCATCGACGGTTCGGTTAAGGTTACGATGGTCGC
- the dcm gene encoding DNA cytosine methyltransferase translates to MKLVRGPFVRLAPHPDSCEGAADLPAYAARVRRSGRPLAADLFSGAGGLSLGLQKAGYEVVLSVDHDAEAVETHRHHHGGLSVDWDLGDPAVIRTVADLVRDCQIELLAGGPPCQPFSKAGRSMIRHRVRYAERDPYDERRDLWRSFIEVIRLARPPAVLMENVPDMALDKEMFIFRTMVHELESMGYAVQAQVVDTWRYGVPQFRQRLIVVALADGALFEWPPHALERVTVWNAIGDLPPVEGGWRPEGGAEGWTDYAEPVTEYQRNMRAEVTDADKRKVFDHITRPVREDDARAFELMDATTRYSDLPEEMRRYRDDIFDDKYKRLDEDGLSRTITAHIAKDGYWYIHPRQGRTLTVREAARLQTFPDWFRFAGPPSAAFRQIGNAVPPLFAEHLAGAVRRSVAAARPAETSTREVAALLAGWFDSAEVRGLPWLRATTRWQVIQAEMLLDRASVDVIRPLWPLIARWTSPQATVLAEAELSEIGRWTGKEVRAGRIVELAGRLADNPAVLDDDAGVRSIPGVHEALADLAILVVPSAGEDDSEEPVLSTKGVLRVAARYLGEPVDRRNRLTDGRLAVARMIGDDSDARRAHLGLIELANTLCRPVEPTCDACPLQKVCRSSQAGSLRLF, encoded by the coding sequence GTGAAGCTGGTCAGAGGCCCGTTCGTGCGGTTGGCCCCACATCCGGACAGCTGCGAAGGGGCTGCTGATCTACCCGCCTATGCAGCTCGTGTCCGCCGCAGCGGGAGACCGTTGGCCGCCGACCTGTTCAGCGGTGCGGGTGGTTTGAGTCTTGGTCTGCAGAAGGCCGGCTACGAGGTCGTGCTGAGTGTTGATCACGACGCGGAGGCGGTCGAGACGCACCGGCATCACCACGGCGGCCTCAGCGTCGACTGGGACCTCGGTGACCCTGCTGTGATCCGCACAGTTGCTGATCTTGTGCGCGACTGCCAGATCGAACTGCTCGCTGGCGGTCCCCCATGCCAGCCGTTCTCGAAGGCCGGCCGGTCGATGATCCGTCACCGAGTCCGCTATGCAGAGCGCGACCCGTACGACGAGCGTCGGGACCTGTGGCGGTCGTTCATCGAGGTGATCCGGCTCGCCCGGCCGCCGGCCGTGCTGATGGAGAACGTTCCGGACATGGCGCTGGACAAGGAGATGTTCATCTTCCGGACGATGGTCCACGAGCTGGAGTCGATGGGCTACGCAGTCCAGGCCCAGGTGGTCGACACGTGGCGGTACGGGGTCCCCCAGTTCCGGCAGCGCCTGATCGTGGTCGCCCTGGCCGACGGCGCTTTGTTCGAGTGGCCGCCGCATGCACTCGAGCGGGTGACCGTGTGGAACGCGATCGGTGATCTTCCGCCGGTGGAGGGTGGCTGGCGCCCTGAGGGCGGCGCCGAGGGATGGACCGATTACGCGGAGCCGGTGACGGAGTATCAGCGCAACATGCGGGCGGAGGTGACGGACGCTGACAAGCGCAAGGTGTTCGATCACATCACCCGACCTGTGCGCGAGGACGACGCCCGTGCGTTCGAGTTGATGGACGCTACCACCCGTTACTCGGACCTTCCCGAGGAGATGAGGCGGTACCGCGACGACATCTTCGACGACAAGTACAAGCGCCTCGACGAGGACGGCCTCTCCCGGACGATCACCGCGCACATCGCGAAGGACGGCTACTGGTACATCCATCCGCGGCAGGGTCGGACGCTGACCGTGCGGGAGGCGGCCCGGTTGCAGACCTTCCCCGACTGGTTCAGGTTCGCCGGACCACCGTCGGCGGCGTTCCGTCAGATCGGCAACGCGGTGCCACCGCTGTTCGCCGAGCACCTGGCGGGCGCGGTGCGCCGGAGCGTCGCCGCCGCGCGGCCGGCGGAGACCTCCACACGGGAGGTCGCGGCGTTGCTCGCCGGATGGTTCGACAGCGCTGAGGTCCGTGGCCTCCCCTGGCTACGGGCGACCACGAGATGGCAGGTGATCCAGGCGGAGATGCTGCTGGACCGCGCCTCCGTGGACGTCATACGTCCGCTCTGGCCGCTGATCGCGAGGTGGACCTCCCCGCAGGCAACGGTGCTCGCAGAGGCGGAGCTGAGCGAGATCGGGCGGTGGACGGGCAAGGAGGTCCGCGCGGGTCGGATCGTCGAGCTGGCAGGGCGGCTGGCCGACAATCCGGCGGTCCTCGATGACGACGCCGGGGTACGCAGCATCCCCGGGGTACACGAGGCGTTGGCGGATCTGGCGATCCTGGTCGTGCCCAGTGCGGGCGAGGACGATTCGGAGGAGCCGGTTCTGTCCACGAAGGGTGTGCTGCGGGTGGCTGCCCGTTACCTCGGTGAGCCGGTCGACCGGAGGAACCGGCTCACGGACGGCCGGCTGGCGGTGGCCCGCATGATCGGTGACGACAGCGACGCCCGCAGGGCGCACCTGGGTCTCATCGAGCTGGCCAACACACTGTGTCGGCCTGTCGAGCCGACGTGTGACGCGTGTCCGTTGCAGAAGGTGTGCCGCAGCAGCCAGGCCGGAAGCCTCCGGCTCTTCTGA